AAGCTTATATGATCAACAGCTACTACTGACCCATACACTTTAGTTACGTTTTCAAGCCTTACACGAGTCAAAACTTCTCAACCCCATAATTATTCACAGTTTTATACACCTATGAATGCATACCTCTGTTTAAACACAAGTACAACTATGGATACAGCTAGTAGTTGGAACAATATAAGTAATACTCCCATTGAAGCAGCTATTTGAACACCATAAACAGTTGTTCCCTTATATGCCATCATCATTGCAAATGTCATTGGTGCTTGGTCAGGTCTTAAACCCCCAATTGTGATACTTGTGCTTACCTCTGTGCTGATATATATGAATCCAATGATTGCACCACTAATGATATATGTTAGTATGAATGGTAGTATAACACCAAATATAACCTTGGATCTAGTGGCACCCAGATTCAATGCAGCCTCTTCAAGTGCTTCATGAACCTGCTGGAACCCTGCATAAACAGATCTGACTACGAATGGTAATTTACGTATACTATAAGCTATTATTAAAACGACCCATGCTTGGAAAGTTGTAGGGCCACTTGTAGGATCTAGCGGTGTTCCACGGAAGAATGTTGCGTAGAAATAAAAGTATCCCAGCGCGATTACCAGGCCAGGAATAGCGAGAGGAATTGTGGCTAAGGTATCCATGGTAGGAGTTATTACTCTAATCTTTGTTCTACTCACACTATATGCTATCATGATAGCTATTGTAGTAGCCAAAGCGACTGCAGCGGCTGCATATGATAGAGTGTTCCTAATATACATGAATACATCTGGGTTCTTAAATAGAGAAATAAAGTATTCAGGTGTGGCTTGATCAAGGTTTATAGCGAATCCTCTTGGAGGCATAATATTAAATGCAAGCAGAATAACACCTATTTGCGGCATTGCAGTAAACAGAATTAATGGTAATAGGAATAAGTAAACAAACAATAATCCTTTCAACCCAAGTCTTCTCTCACGTAAAGTCCATCTACCACCCCTGCTGATCATAGCATATGATCTCATACCTACATAGCTCCTAATAGCTAAGAAGCCCATAGCAGCTAAGAATAACATTACAAAACCCAATGCCGCTATCTCAGGTGATACTATACCTGTCTCCGAGGTAAAGCTACTGTATATTTGATAACTCATAAGTCTATCCTCTTGGAAAACAATGGGCGCGCCAAGGTCTTCCAAGCTAAATATAAATACTAGCACAGAACCAGCCACAATACCAGGCAATGCTAGTGGAAGAGTCACGGATAAGAAAAGTCTTAAACCTTTAGCACCTAGATTCTCCGCTTGCTCCTCCATACTTGGATCCAAGTTTATAAAACTTGAATATGCATTTAGATAAACTATTGGATAAAACGCCATAATCTGTGCTAATGCAACACCGGCTAGTTTATCTATTCTAATCCCCCAACCAAAAAGTGCTTGTGTCAACAGCGATATAGGTCCTTGATCACTGAAAAGTATCTTAATAACATATGCGTTGACAAACGGCGTGATAAACAATGGTATCATAGCTAGTATTCTGAAAACATTTCGGCCGGGAAAATTATATCTTGCAAGTACGAAAGCAACTAGTATACCGAGAAATGTAGCTGTTGATGTTACAACAACAGCATTTATCAAACTATTTAATAAAATCCCATAGTTTATACCTGTAACAACATAAACGGGTCTACCGCCTATGATTTGTTTCTTATAGAAATGCTCCCATGGGAAGATCTCTAGTTTCACATATTTTCTGTTAGTAAATATTCTAATAAAATTATAAAGTACAGATTGACCCGGAGGCACCTCGAAAGCATGATAAAGCATAAGCAGGACAGGTGTTAGAAGAAATACTATGAGAATAGTGAATCCTACTATTATGAAAACCCACATTATAGGATCTATTTTATAAACAGCAGATCTAATTCTTGTTGAAAAAGATACCTTAATTCTTTTTTGTTTACGGGCCTGCTTCATAGAAGCTATTTTATCCCTAAAATAACCCATTGTAGCTATAGATATTAAGGGTAAAAGAAAGAATGCTAGAGCACGTGGATAACCCGTTATGTTTAAGACAAGAATGAAGAAAATATAGATAAATGATATAATCACAAAAAAGCTTAGAGAGAAACTGAATATTATTCTTCTATAATCTATACCTCGAAGAAACAAAATAAAGGAGTAGAAAATACCGAAAAACCATAGAACAGCTTCATTTTCCGGAGTCAAATATGGTTGAACAAGGATATATATTATTGCAAGAACTAGCCCTGCCAAGTACATATGCTTTAAGCCTAGCCTTGGTTCATAGTCCTGCAAATCCTTTCCCCCAATAACTAAATCTAACCAGTAAGATAACCATTTATTCACATCATCTATTGTTCTTAAGAATACTTAAATCCTAGTTTCCTAAATAAAATTTAGTGTTTTGTTTGCCAAAGTTCTTATTCGTAAACTAAATGGGTGATTTTATAATTTAAAAAATACTTATTTAATTAAAAACTATTATCTCTCCTTTCATTACTTGCGTATTAAGTAATATATTGCTACAATTACTGCT
This is a stretch of genomic DNA from Staphylothermus hellenicus DSM 12710. It encodes these proteins:
- a CDS encoding ABC transporter permease, which codes for MQDYEPRLGLKHMYLAGLVLAIIYILVQPYLTPENEAVLWFFGIFYSFILFLRGIDYRRIIFSFSLSFFVIISFIYIFFILVLNITGYPRALAFFLLPLISIATMGYFRDKIASMKQARKQKRIKVSFSTRIRSAVYKIDPIMWVFIIVGFTILIVFLLTPVLLMLYHAFEVPPGQSVLYNFIRIFTNRKYVKLEIFPWEHFYKKQIIGGRPVYVVTGINYGILLNSLINAVVVTSTATFLGILVAFVLARYNFPGRNVFRILAMIPLFITPFVNAYVIKILFSDQGPISLLTQALFGWGIRIDKLAGVALAQIMAFYPIVYLNAYSSFINLDPSMEEQAENLGAKGLRLFLSVTLPLALPGIVAGSVLVFIFSLEDLGAPIVFQEDRLMSYQIYSSFTSETGIVSPEIAALGFVMLFLAAMGFLAIRSYVGMRSYAMISRGGRWTLRERRLGLKGLLFVYLFLLPLILFTAMPQIGVILLAFNIMPPRGFAINLDQATPEYFISLFKNPDVFMYIRNTLSYAAAAVALATTIAIMIAYSVSRTKIRVITPTMDTLATIPLAIPGLVIALGYFYFYATFFRGTPLDPTSGPTTFQAWVVLIIAYSIRKLPFVVRSVYAGFQQVHEALEEAALNLGATRSKVIFGVILPFILTYIISGAIIGFIYISTEVSTSITIGGLRPDQAPMTFAMMMAYKGTTVYGVQIAASMGVLLILFQLLAVSIVVLVFKQRYAFIGV